CTGATTGAGCTGGATTTGGGCAGTATCGAACCTTGTGTGGCAGGTCCGTATAATCCTCATCAGCAAATTCCGCTTAGCGACTCGGCTGAGAGTTTTATGGAAACCCTGAAACCTGCCGATCGTACTTTGCAATGGCATCACGAGGATTACGCGCAGCCTGTCCGGCAAGGTGCCGTTGCCATCGCGGCCATCACCAGTTGCACAACGACCGCCAATCCCTGGCTTGTGATCCAGGCAGCATTGTTTGCCCGTAATGCTGCAAAGTACGGACTGCAACCGAAACCCTGGGTAAAAACGTCCTTCTCACCCGGTTCCCGGGCAGTTACCGATTATTTGGGCGAATCTGGCCTGCTTAGCGAGTTGGAGAAGGTGGGCTTTGATGTGACAGGGTATGGATGTATGACCTGCATCGGGAGTTCCGGTGCATTACAACCCGCAATGGAAAGTCTGGTGAGTGACGGTCTTCAGGCGGCGTGTGTACTTTCCGGTAACCGTAACTTTCCACGCCGGGTTAATCCCAGCCTCGGCCATGGTTACCTCACCTCACCAGCACTGGTCATTGCCTGGGCCATCGCCGGCAGTATGCAGCATGATATGTTGCACGATCCGCTGGGTTACGATAAGGATAACCAGCCGGTTTTGATGCGAGAACTTATGCCGGCTCGTGAAGAAGTGGAGCACTGGGTCAAATCGGTGATGAAACGGGAACACTATATTCAGCGTCGCGATATCATCTGGCAGGGAACCCCTCACTGGCAGCAAATTGAAGCAACGGGTAGCGTCCATTATCCCTGGGAACCGACGTCGACCTATCTGCGCCGCCCAGGCTATCTGGAAAGCTTACCGCGCGATCCCGCTGAACCGCTCCTGATAAATAATGCCCGACCTTTCCTCTGGTTTGGTGATGACGTTACCACCGATCATATTTCGCCTGCCGGGGCAATTTCCCCCTCCAGTCTCGCCGGCCAGTGGTTGCTGGAAAATCATGAAGATCCGCAGGATCTGAATCTGTATTCCACGCGGCGCAGTAACCATGAAGTGATGGTACGCGGTGCTTTCACTAACAGAGCGCTGTCTAATCGTTTGTTACCGGCTGATAAGCGTGGCGGTGGCGGTTTTGCCTGGGACGCGACCCATCGCCATATTCTTCCGGCTTTTGAAGCCGCGCAGACATGGCAGGCAACAGACACACCACTGGTTGTGCTGGCCGGGGAGCGTTACGGTGCGGGTTCAAGTCGTGACTGGGCTGCCAAAGCTCAGGCTTTAATGGGGGTTAAAGTCGTGATTGCCAAAAGCTTCGAACGTATCCACCGCACCAATCTGATCGGTATGGGTATTCTTCCGCTACATTTTATGGCCGGTGAGTATGAGAAACTCCCTGAAATGGAGGGTACAGAGGTGCTGGATATTACTGGTCTGGAAGCGCTGGCACCGGGAGAGACCCCGCTGGTACTCTATATCCGTCGTGATAACGGGGAGGTTGCTGCACTGAATCTTAAGGCAGTGATTGATTCACAGCAGGAGCTGCGCTATCTGCGCTATGGCGGTATTTTGCCTTTCGTCATCCAGCAAACACTCACAAATTAACAGGAAGTTCATGCGCTACGATCTGGTCACACTCTCGCTGTTTGTCGCTGTAGCTGATGAGCAGAATCTCACCCGTGCCGCACGGCGTAAGCATCTGGCCGTCTCAGCCGTGAGTAAGCGCATTGCTGAGCTTGAGCAACAAATTGGCACGCCGCTGATGTTACGTTTGCCGCGGGGTATTGAGCTGACGCCTGCGGGTCACTCACTGCTGTTTCATGCCCGTCAGGTGTTCCGCAATCTCGGGCAGATGGAAGAGGAGCTGAGTGACTATGTGGCCGGCGTACGCGGCCACATCCGCATTTTCACTATCTCTGCAGCATTAATGCATTATCTGCCGCGTGCCGTCAGCCAGTTCCTTACCTACTATCCCCAGACGGATATCGATATTGAAGAGCACACCGGTATTGGCGTGGTGCAGGGATTATTGCAGGGCGATGCGGATGTGGGTTTTTTCCAGCTGGACACCGGCTTCCGGAATTGAAGTCTGGCCGTGGCAGCATGACCAGCTGTCCGTGCTGGTCTGGAAGGGACATCCGTTAGCGGAACGCGCTACTTTGCACTTAGCGGATTGCATCGGTGAGAAGATGATTGGCCCGCATCGTGAAAGCGCTGTAAGCCATATTCTCGATCGTGAAGCCAGAAAACTGGGAAAAACGCTGAATACTGGTTTACGGGTCAGTAGTTTTATCTCAATGGCGGAACTGGTTGCGCAGCGGTTGGGGATAGCCATCTTGCCTGTGAACGAGATCGGGCAGGGGGCGAATCATGAATCGGTACGCTGTATTCCGCTGGATGAGCCGTGGGCGAAACGTGAACTGTACGTCGGCGTGAAAAGTTATGCGTTCTCTTCTCCCTCTGTGAAAGCGTTTATAGCAAACGTCACACCCTCGAAGCTTACAACTTTTGCAGGAGGCGAACAGGCCTGAGTCCGGTTTATCAACCCTGAACTCAGGCGCGCCATCAACCGGAAAACACTATGCAGGTCGGGCTGCCGGTAAATACCTCTTTACCCGTGTCTTTTAATTTCCCGGTGTCCTGGTCAATACTGAAGATCCGAATGGAATCGGAGTCCTCATTTGCGCTATAGAAACGCAGCCCATCAGAAGAAAGCGTGGTAAAGCGCGGGGTTTTACCGCCACAAAAAACCCACTCAACAAAGGTTAAACGACCATTTGCGGGATCGATGCTGAAAACCGCAATGCTATTGTGACCACGATTCGCGGCATATAAAAAGCGTCCTGAAGGATGCACTTCGATTTCGCTTGCATCGTTCCGCTCTTCATAGCCCACCGGCAGGCTGCTCAACACTTGCTTTAAGGCAATCTTGCCCGTTTCACGATCAAAGTCGTAAACGGTGATCGTGCTGGCCAGCTCGCTCAGACCATAAAGCCATTTGCCCTGAGGATGGAAGTCGACATGTCGCGGCCAGCTTCCCGCAGGCAACAGCACCTGATCAATGAGCAATGACTGGCCGTTACACCAGTGATAAACACGCACCATATCAATGCCATTGCCCGCCTGACGCCCCTGGACGGGCAGGGTGTAGTAATCACTTTCAGGCGCAAAAACAATCTCATGGGGGCGGGACAGGCTGGCCGCTACTCCAGCCTCATTCATATGACCTTCCACCATTGCCAGATGGCCGGGGGGCAGCAGCGAATCATCATCAGCAAACGCCAATGCCGCCACGTTGCCCCCTTCATGATTGGCAATCAGCAGATGACGCTCATCAGGTGAGAGAGCGGCATGCACCGGGTTGTTACGCCGCAGTGGATCGAGATCAGGATGGGGGTTTTGTGGGCCGGTAGCCTGTGAAGATAACAGGGTAAGCATGCCAGACAGAGCATCGCGCGCAAAGATGGCTACCTGGTTACCATCGCCGTGCAACACATAAAGCCGGTTTCGTTTTTCATCCAGCGTGATCCAGGAAGGGTTCTCCTGAACGGATATCACGCGTTGAACAGAATGCCAGTTACCCCCTTCATCAATGCGGAACACTTCGATCCCTTTTCCACGCGCGCCACGCCACTGGGATGTGCGGCAACCAACATAGGCAAACTGACTCATTTACAATTCCATAAAGTGAAATATGCATTTATTTAAACATAAGTGCATTAATGATCTTGTGACTGAAATCACGATTTCCCTTTCACATCAAGTTTTATGCCCATTTATAAAGGGTTTTGTGGCGGGTTTTGATTCGAATCATACAAGATTGAAAGTGCACTGAGATACCTGTCATTGCATTTAGCTGTATTCAAATGCAGAAAATTGACGATCGTGGTCACAAATTCAGCGGTCCGGGATTGCTAAAAAAAACCGCAGGCAGCTTACTGTTAACAAGTCGTGAAAAACTGTTACATAAATGCATCTGGGAGAAGGGTTATGACCCAACGTATCGCGTATGTTACTTCCGGGATGGGAAGCCTCGGAACCGCTATTTGCCGTCGGCTGGCGAAGGATGGTTTTAAAGTTATTGCAGGATGCGGCCCCAATTCTCAACGTAAAAACGCCTGGCTTGATGACAATAAAAAGATGGGGTTTGATTTTATAGCATCAGAAGGCAACGTGGCTGACTGGGAATCGACGGTCAAAGCTTTTAACAAAATAAAGGCTGAAATTGGGGAAATCGATGTACTGATTAATAATGCCGGTACGGCACGAAATGTTTTATTTCGTGACATGCAGCCACAGGAGTGGCAAGCCGTGATTAACACCAATATGAACTCATTATTCAATGTCACAAAACAGGTTGTTGATGGCATGATGTCGCGAGGGTGGGGGCGTATTATCAATATTTCTTCGGTGAATGCGCAAATTGGTCAAACGGGTCAGGTTAACTACTCAACAGCAAAATCTGCGGTACGGGGTTTCACTCGCGCGCTGGCCCGTGAGGTTTCAGCTCGTGGCGTGACGGTGAATACAGTCTCCCCCGGTTATCTGGCCACCTCAAAACTGAAGACGGTCACGCCGGTTCAGGTCATTGATAAAATTGTTCAGGAAATCCCGGTTCGTCGACTGGGCTCTCCTCAGGAAATTGCCTCTATCTGCTCATGGCTGGCATCTGACGAATCAGGATTTGCGACAGGCGCTGATTTTTCTGTTAATGGCGGCCTGCATATGGGCTGATTAATTAAAATAAACCTGCTTAAAAAAATTCCTTTAATTAATTATTACGCATATTAGCAATAATATGCGTTGGAGGCTCTTATGCTCTCGCTTCTGGGATATGGCATGATTGTGGTCTTTATGATCCTCATCATGACCAAAAAACTTTCTGCACTCGTCGCACTGATCATTATTCCGATAATATTTGCCCTGATTGCCGGTTTCGGTGGAGAAATGGGCGAGATGATGATTGAGGGGCTTAAGAAAGTTGCTCCAACTGCCATCATGGTTATATTTGCCATTCTCTACTTCAGTACGATGTTTGATACCGGTTTATTTGATCCTGTTATTCGCTTCTTTTTACGAATTATTAATGGTGACCCGGTTAAAGCAGTAATGTGTAGCGCTGTTCTGGCGGCGATGGTGTCACTGGATGGTGATGGCTCAACCACCTATATGATCTGCGTTACGGCGATGCTTCCGTTGTTCAAACGCATTCGTCTGGACCCATTGGCGTTGACCTGTGTGGTCTTCCTGGCCGGCAGTATCACCAACTTGCTGCCCTGGGGCGGGCCACTGGCACGCGTTGCGGCATCCCTGAAAGTTGAATCCAGCGATCTGTTTATTCCACTGATTCCAACCATGGTCTGTGGTTTTGTCGGGGTACTGGTTCTGTCATGGTATATCGGCATTCGTGAACGTGGGCGTTTGGGCAAGCTGAGTATTAATACCGGTGGAAACGGAGCCGTTACTGAAGATGATGCTGAAAGCTATCTTCCGGCCATCAATGAAGTTAATGAAGAGCTGCGTCGCCCAAAACTGTTCTGGCTGAATGCCGTTTTGACATTAGTTCTGATGGGTTCGCTGGTGATGGAGTTACTGCCACTGTCTGTGTTGTTTATGGTCGCCTTTGCACTGGCGCTGCTGATCAATTATCCGCATATTGATGCCCAGCGGCAGCGTATAGCAGCCCATGCACCTGCCGCTTTAAACCAGACGTCCATTTTTCTGGCCGCCGGGATTTTTGCCGGGATACTTTCGGGTACGGGCATGGTTACTGCAATGTCAGCCTCATTGCTGGATGTGTTACCCGATTCATGGGGGCCTTACCTGGCTCCGATTACGGCATTAATCAGTCTGCCTGGCACCTTCTTTATGTCAAATGATGCCTTCTATTACGGTGTTTTGCCGGTGCTGGCAGAAGCGGCGAAAGCCTACGGTATTGACCCTATTGAAATTGGCCGTGCATCGTTAGTGGGACAACCCATTCACTTACTTAGTCCGTTAGTGGCCTCTACCTACCTGCTGGTGGGCCTGGCAGGGGTGGAATTCAGCGATCATCAGAAATACACCTTCAAGTGGGCTTTCCTGCTCTGCATGATTTTCCTGGCTTCAGGTTTATTGTTAGGACTGTACCCGCTTTATTCACCTGCGGGATAACCGCCTTGATAACAAAAATGGCCCATCCGGGCCATTTTTTATATCCCGATGCTACGTTGCTTTTTGTTATCAAGCGCGACAGCAAGATGTTGCTTCATCATGTAAGACGCTTCAATCAGTTGCCCGGACTCGATCAATGACAGAAGATGGATATGGTCTTTCACTTCAGCATAATAACGATTGCGGTCATCCATGATGCGATAGTCCATCAGACGTCGCATGCGGTTAACATTGCGCAGTGATATCTCAAAAAACGGGTTATTTGAGAAACTGATAACAGTCTCATGAAAGCGGTACCCGGCTAGCTGCAGCTGAGTGGGAGAGAGACGTTGAATACCACTCCCGAGCAACATATCCAGTTCGCGCTTCAGTTCATCAATTTTGCTTTGTGGTGCTTTGAACGTAGATTCCAGTATGGCCATAGGTTCGATGACCATGCGGAAGCTAAAAATATGTTCGAGTGCGGCTTTTGTCTTGGCAACCGGCAGAAAACGCCAGCCATAACCCTGCTTACGTTCAACCCAACCTTCACTGATACCGCGCGCAAGGATCGTCGTTAGTTGAGTTTTAGAAAGGTTGTACCGCTTAAGCAGATACAGTTCGTTCACTTCCGATTCGATTTTATCCTGCAGCCAGTCTTCCGCTAACTGATAGTATTCAGGAAGATCATTATCGACTTCACTCTCATCTGAATTCTGAAGTTGCGGAGCGTAGTCCTGCTTAACGAAAAAACCCCGGTTAAGCTGCTGCTGAAGGACGCCTTTGTTCTCGAGGTAGACTAAAGCTTCACGCACTGGAGAACGTGAAACATCAAAAGATTCTGCCAGCTTAGGGACGCTGAGATGCGCGCCAGGCAAGAGCCCACCGTTGTCGATCATGGTGATTATTTTCTGAGAAAGCCTTTCCGTAAGAGCACTTATTTTCATGACGGTAGCCCTACAAAACAGTGGTAAGCAATAAAATTATTGCCAATATTGCATTTGAATAATTATAAATGCAATTTAATCCTTCAGGATCACAGAAAATCAGGTTCCGGTAGTGGACCTCATCTGACTGCCACCGGGCAGAGTGGCCATTATCAGGCCGCAGTGAAGAAGTTTGCCTCTTTGCGCGGGCATGTTAAATGAGGTCTCAGCGTATGTGTCGAACAGTTGCCGTTGAAAATAACAACTCACGCAGCCACTGGTGACCCGGATCGCGGTGTGTACGTTCATGCCACACCAGGGTTTTAGTGAACCCCTGAATTTCAATAGGTGGCGGTAACATTACCAGCCCCTGAGTACTCAGGGCCAGTCGCCTGGGCACAACGCTGATTAAATCACTGACGCGCAGAATTTCAGGCAGCACCAGAAAACTGCATACTGAAAGTGTAACCCGCCGCTCGCGTCCGATTTTTCTCAGCGCTTCATCAGTTACGCCAGAAAAACTCCCACCCGGATAAGAGACAAGCGCATGATCCTGAGAGCAAAAAGCATCCAGCGTAAAGGCACCGGGTTGCGTCAGTGGATGCTCTCTCCTCATCAGGCAGACGTACTGCTCTTCGTAAAGCGCTTTTGCATGTAAATCGGGTGGGGTGGTTTCGGGTGTTATCAACGCGATGTCCAGGGTTCCACGCTCAAACTGTAAACTCAGTTGTTCATTATTCACCGGTAACACAGCCACGCGAATCCCCGGCGCCTGCTGACGCAATGCGGACATAAAGGGCACAATGACGGCCCGCAATGCGTAATCTGTGGCGGCGATATTAAGCGTCATCGCGGCAGTAGCAGGATCAAAGAGCCGCTTCTGCAGTAATTCTCCCACGTCAGTCAGAATGTTTTTGACCGGAACAGCCAGCTCGAGGGCACGAAGCGTGGGCACAATACCGCGCTGCGTCCGGGTAAAAAGAGGATCTTCGAAGCAATCCCGCAACCGGTTCAACATCCCACTCATCGCGGGCTGCGTGAGAGCTAATCGCTTAGCCGCACGGGTGACGCTCCGTTCATCCAGCAAAGCATCAAGCGCCTTCAACAGGTTCAGATCCAGATTTCTGACATCGATTTTCATGGTTTACCGGGATGCATAAATGATGATGTATTCGAGGATATCCTGATATCACGAAAATTGATAATCAGAATAGTAAATGGTGATTGGTCTTATTTCTTACAGGAGAACATACTCTTTCTACCGCTACAATCCTGTGGTTTTTTCAGAGAGAGTAAGAGATGAAAATGCATGCTATCAACTGGCCTGAAGGGTTTTTACCGGGTTTCTGTGACAACTTTTGCTCAAATGAAGTGATTGTTGCGGGGCTTAACACCAGCGAAATCTGGCCACTGCTGAGCCATCCTGAGCGCTGGCCAACCTATTATAAGAACTCAGCTAATACTCGTTTTCATGACAATAAAGGCCCTGAGCTGGAACTGGATGTGAGGTTTAGCTTTGAGACGTTTGGTTTTCCTGTCGAAGCAAGGGTTACTGAGTTTGTGGCGCCAGCCCCAGGTGAAGCCGCGCGTATTTCCTGGCATGGCTGGGCTGGAGAAAAGGGCAGTGCTGAGAGGCTGGATGTGTTGCATGCCTGGCTGTTGGAAGATTTGCCAGGCAACCGTGTCCGTATCCTGACTCAGGAAACACAAAAGGGTCTTCCGGCGGTCGGGCTCGCAAAAGCGCATCCCAACCCCATGATCAATGGTCACCAGGACTGGCTGGACGGGCTTGTGAACGCTGCCAGAGGACGTTAATACTCTTCCAGCAGTTTCCTGGCGGTAGGGTAATCCACAATCAGCACATTGATGTATTCGCCCACCAGCGCACCCCGGATGGCGCTGGCCTTACTGAGACCGCCAGCCAGCGCCACCACCTGGGGACAGGCATGAACCTGAGAGAGCTCCATGCCAATCACCGGATCTTCTCCGTCATTCAGCACCGGCTTTCCGCTGGCATCATAGTAGTGCAGGCAGATATCACCCACCGCCCCGCGTGAAGCCAGGATCCTGAGCATCTCTTCATCATAATAGTTACCGGAGCTTTTCAACTGCTGTGAAGGTTCAAGTTCACCAATGCCCACAATGGCGACATCAACTTCAGCGAACTTGCTGACCACTTCGGCGACATCGTCGCTGGTCGAAAGCCGGTGGCGTTCATCTACCGACCGCTCAATGCTTTGGGAAGGGAGTAGCCAGGCTTTGCAGTTCATGGCGGCGGCCAGGGTCTGGGTCAGGATGGTGGCCTGTACGTTGCCATTGGCCCCGACGCCGCCCAGCAGTTGGATCACTCCCCGCGCCTTGACGCTTTGCGGGTGCAGGGCATCCACCATTGCGCGGATGGTATCGCTCCAGGAGGAGATGCCTACCAGGTCATTAGCGCGGATACGCGTTTCCACGTAATGCGCGGCAGCGGAGCCAATCGCATGGCGAATCTGCATCTGCGTCGCGTCTTCTGCAGTGTCCACCACAATGGCCTGCTTCAGGCCATAGCGTTTTTCGAGACTCTTCTCAACCGCGGGGAAAATGTTGCCGGGTGGAATGACGCTGATTTTCACCACGCCTTCATTCAGGCAGCGCACCAGCATCCGCGAAATAAAGGACTGAGATAAATGCAGGGTTCTGGCAATGTCAGACTGCTTCATCCCTTCGGTGTAATAGAGCGTGGCAATTTTTACCATCAGGCGCTGTTCATCCTGCTTTGACATCGTTTCTCCCTCGCGGTGCTGATTATCCTGAAAGTCGCAAAAATGACGACTCAACCCCAATTTCGAGTAAATCCCCCGGCGAGCTGTGATCCTGTTCGCTTTTCTGTCCGGTTTATCTGGCGGGAAAATCAAGTGTAAATCATATTCATGGAATAATAAATCACCTTTGAATATATATTCATAACGGAGAGAGACAATGAAACGTACCCTGCTGACCGGTTTACTTTTATCCGCCATGACGTTTTCTGCGGCTTCACTGGCCGCCGATAAAGGGCTGATAGTTATCATCACCCCTTCACACGATAACCCTTTCTTCAAGGCGGAAGCCGATGGTGCGAATCAGAAAGCCAAAGCCCTTGGCTACAGTACGCTGGTGGCATCGCATGACGACGACGTTAACAAACAAAATCAGCTGATTGAAACGGCTATTGCCCGCAAGGCCAAAGTTATTGTGCTGGATAACGCGGGTGCGGATGCCACCGTAGGGCCGGTTCAGAAGGCGAAGGATGCCGGCATTCCCACTTTCCTTATTGACCGTGAGATCAACAAGCCGGGCATCGCCGTTGCGCAGATCGTTTCCAATAACTATCAGGGCGCGCAGCTTGGGGCAGAAAAGTTCGCCAAATTGCTGAACGGTAAAGGGGATTATGTAGAGCTGTTGGGTAAAGAGTCTGATACCAACGCCGGGGTACGTTCTCAGGGCTATCACGACGTGCTTGATGATTATCCCGATATGAAGATGGTGGCACAACAGAGCGCTAACTGGAGCCAGACAGAGGCTTTCAGCCGCATGGAAACTATTCTGCAAAAAAATCCCAATATTGTCGGCGTGATCTCCGGCAACGACACTATGGCGCTGGGCGCTGAAGCGGCCCTGAAGGCTGCCGGCAAAAAAGATGTGATTGTAGTGGGCTTTGACGGCAGCGATTACGTGCGTGACTCCATCATCAACAAAGGCAATATCAAGGCCACGGTTCTGCAACCGGGTTGGGCACAGGCGCAGATGGCCATTGAACAGGCTGACTACTACCTGACGCACGGCAAAGCGCAGAAAGAAGAGAAACAGCTGATGGACTGCACGCTGATTGATGACACCAATGCCAGCAAACTGAAACTCTTCAACCTCGCACAGTAGTCAGGGAGCCGATGATGCTGACGAAACGTGCGCCGATCGCCCTGATGGTCCTGATGCTGAGTGCCTGTACGGTGGTCGATCTGGATGCCAACGGGCAGCCGATTATTCCAAAGGACCCTGCTGCGAAGCAGGGCTACCGCGACCTGACGGCGCAGCAGGTGGCAGAAGCCACCTGGCAGAGCAAAGTGCTTGCCGGAGCCGATAAGCACGCCCTGAGCTGGGCCGATATGAAAATTCGCAGCACTACCGTTAAGGCGGGCACCAGTGACAGCCTGTTTGTGCGCGGTACGGGTACGGTGACGGCGGTCAGTGCAGCCAGCGAACGTGAACGCATCATGACGGTAACCCTGAACGGTGAGGCGGTGCCGGTTGCTATCGGGCCGGTTATCCGCAGTAACGCAATACGTGATGCTGCGGGCTTCCGGTTTGAGGAGTTCACTAACCAGGTGCAGTATGCCCAGATCACCAGAGCACTGAATCGCCATGCGGTGAAACAGCTACCGCCGGTTGATGGGAGCTGGGTGGGTAAATCCGTGCAGCTGGTGGTGGCCGTGACCTTACAGACCAACAAGGTGCAGGACGTGGTCGCCGTTTCCCTGAAGCAGGAGCAGCCATAATGACCCAGCCCAATGCGGATCCGGTAATTTTACAGACCAGGAACGTATCAATGCTGTTTCCCGGTACCCTGGCACTGGACAACGTCGACTACAACGTCTGGCGCGGTAAGGTGAACGTTATCATCGGAGAAAACGGCGCCGGAAAATCCACGCTGATGAAGATCCTCGCCGGTGTGCAGCAGCCTTCAGTCGGAGAGATCCGGCTCAACGGCGAGCTGGTAACGCTTCACAGTACCCGTGAGGCGGCCCGGCATGGGATTGGTATGGTGCATCAGGAGCTTAACCTGTTTGAAAATCTGACGGTCGCAGAAAATATCTTCCTCGGGCGTGAGTTACAGCATGGGCTAAGACCGATTGATGAGAAAACCCAGGAGGCGCGGACGGCTGAACTGATGCGGCGTCTCGATCAGGCTATCTCACCGCGTGAGCTGGTCGCTAATCTCAAGGTTGGCCAGCAGCAGCTGGTGGAGATAGCCAAAGCGCTGGCAGAAAATACCGACATCCTGATCCTGGATGAGCCAACCTCAGCCCTGAGTAAAACGGAAGTGGAGATTCTGTTCCGGGTTATCCGCGAGCTGACGCGGCAGGGCGTCTCTATTATCTATATCTCTCACCGGCTGGAAGAGTTGATGGCCATCGGGGATGTGATCACCATTTTGCGGGATGGACGGTTTCAGGCAGAGGCGCAGGTCAGTGACATCGATGTGCCGTGGATAGTGCGTGAAATGCTGGGCAGTGAACCCATCTCCAGTTTTCTGCCGCCGGGCAGGCAATTTGGTGCGCCGGTGCTGGAGGTCGAGAAAATCACCTGCGTGGGTCCCGCAGGTATTCCGGTGGTGGATGACGTTTCGTTTAACGTGCGGGCGGGAGAGATTGTCGGGATTTATGGCCTCATGGGCGCGGGGCGTACCGAGCTGTTTGAGTGCTTGCTGGGTACGCAACGTAACTACCTTGGCAAAATCTGGCTCGACAGTAAGCCGGTGCCTCAAAGGCTGGAACCCGCAGAACGTATCCGTATGGGGATGAGCCTAGTTCCGGAAGACCGTAAGCGTACCGGCATCTTCCCGGTGTCGTCGGTGGCCAGCAATCTGACTGTGGGGAGCCTGTGGCAACGTCTGGAATACAGATTTGCTATTTCCCGCCGTAAGGAGCAGGCGGTGGTTAAGGAGACGGTGAGTAATCTGTCGATCAAAGTCTCCTCGCCGGAGGTCACCATTAATGCCCTGAGCGGCGGCAATCAGCAGAAAGTCGTGATTGGACGTTCACTGCTGACCAATCCCCGCCTGCTGCTGCTGGATGAACCCAGCCGGGGTATTGATGTGGGGGCGAAAGCGGACGTCTTCCGCATGATGGTCGATCTGTCGAAGCAGGGCATAGCCATTCTGTTTTCCACCTCGGATTTGAAAGAAATCATGGCGGTCTCGGATCGCATTCTGGTGATGTCCGGCGGGAAACTTACCGCCGATATTCCTCGTGCGGCGGCAGAAGAGTCGGCGCTGGTTAAAGCAAGTGCTCAGGGGTTCTGACATGAAAAACAGCCACACGGCCACGCCAGGCATCGTGCCAGTAAAAGCCTTTAATTCACGGGAAAGCCTGCTTCTGCTGTTATTAAAAATGCGCACCTTTATCGCGCTGATTCTGATTGTCGGCTTCTTTGCCATCACCGTGCCGGATTTTCTCGCGGTCGGCAGTATGGTGATCATGATTAAACATA
This genomic window from Erwinia sp. E_sp_B01_1 contains:
- a CDS encoding LysR family transcriptional regulator, coding for MRYDLVTLSLFVAVADEQNLTRAARRKHLAVSAVSKRIAELEQQIGTPLMLRLPRGIELTPAGHSLLFHARQVFRNLGQMEEELSDYVAGVRGHIRIFTISAALMHYLPRAVSQFLTYYPQTDIDIEEHTGIGVVQGLLQGDADVGFFQLDTGFRN
- the acnA gene encoding aconitate hydratase AcnA → MTSPSTLERSSLVINDRLYHFIDLTNIVPLEQLQTLPYSIRILLENVARCSPHRLPEFLDYLSGSSSPGEVEFYPDRLMFHDTTCLPALADFAAMRDLTAESGGNPRAINPHIPAVLAIDHSVIVESYATADALEDNLKFDFRRNAERYRFIRWAEKSLDNFRVIPPGTGIIHLMNLETIAEVVTVDERETIPLLHADCMIATDSHTPMINALGVLGWGVGGLEGQAALVGEPVTLRFPEVTGISVSGQLPPEVSDSDLALHITRLLRESGVVGKFVEFTGPALHTMPLESRATIANMAPEYGATVVFFPFDQRSAEYVNMTGRSKEKQDIIHGYMHHQHLWRMPDDRQPEFTQLIELDLGSIEPCVAGPYNPHQQIPLSDSAESFMETLKPADRTLQWHHEDYAQPVRQGAVAIAAITSCTTTANPWLVIQAALFARNAAKYGLQPKPWVKTSFSPGSRAVTDYLGESGLLSELEKVGFDVTGYGCMTCIGSSGALQPAMESLVSDGLQAACVLSGNRNFPRRVNPSLGHGYLTSPALVIAWAIAGSMQHDMLHDPLGYDKDNQPVLMRELMPAREEVEHWVKSVMKREHYIQRRDIIWQGTPHWQQIEATGSVHYPWEPTSTYLRRPGYLESLPRDPAEPLLINNARPFLWFGDDVTTDHISPAGAISPSSLAGQWLLENHEDPQDLNLYSTRRSNHEVMVRGAFTNRALSNRLLPADKRGGGGFAWDATHRHILPAFEAAQTWQATDTPLVVLAGERYGAGSSRDWAAKAQALMGVKVVIAKSFERIHRTNLIGMGILPLHFMAGEYEKLPEMEGTEVLDITGLEALAPGETPLVLYIRRDNGEVAALNLKAVIDSQQELRYLRYGGILPFVIQQTLTN
- the phbB gene encoding acetoacetyl-CoA reductase, with protein sequence MTQRIAYVTSGMGSLGTAICRRLAKDGFKVIAGCGPNSQRKNAWLDDNKKMGFDFIASEGNVADWESTVKAFNKIKAEIGEIDVLINNAGTARNVLFRDMQPQEWQAVINTNMNSLFNVTKQVVDGMMSRGWGRIINISSVNAQIGQTGQVNYSTAKSAVRGFTRALAREVSARGVTVNTVSPGYLATSKLKTVTPVQVIDKIVQEIPVRRLGSPQEIASICSWLASDESGFATGADFSVNGGLHMG
- a CDS encoding LysR substrate-binding domain-containing protein produces the protein MWVFSSWTPASGIEVWPWQHDQLSVLVWKGHPLAERATLHLADCIGEKMIGPHRESAVSHILDREARKLGKTLNTGLRVSSFISMAELVAQRLGIAILPVNEIGQGANHESVRCIPLDEPWAKRELYVGVKSYAFSSPSVKAFIANVTPSKLTTFAGGEQA
- a CDS encoding lactonase family protein, which translates into the protein MSQFAYVGCRTSQWRGARGKGIEVFRIDEGGNWHSVQRVISVQENPSWITLDEKRNRLYVLHGDGNQVAIFARDALSGMLTLLSSQATGPQNPHPDLDPLRRNNPVHAALSPDERHLLIANHEGGNVAALAFADDDSLLPPGHLAMVEGHMNEAGVAASLSRPHEIVFAPESDYYTLPVQGRQAGNGIDMVRVYHWCNGQSLLIDQVLLPAGSWPRHVDFHPQGKWLYGLSELASTITVYDFDRETGKIALKQVLSSLPVGYEERNDASEIEVHPSGRFLYAANRGHNSIAVFSIDPANGRLTFVEWVFCGGKTPRFTTLSSDGLRFYSANEDSDSIRIFSIDQDTGKLKDTGKEVFTGSPTCIVFSG
- a CDS encoding CitMHS family transporter, with protein sequence MLSLLGYGMIVVFMILIMTKKLSALVALIIIPIIFALIAGFGGEMGEMMIEGLKKVAPTAIMVIFAILYFSTMFDTGLFDPVIRFFLRIINGDPVKAVMCSAVLAAMVSLDGDGSTTYMICVTAMLPLFKRIRLDPLALTCVVFLAGSITNLLPWGGPLARVAASLKVESSDLFIPLIPTMVCGFVGVLVLSWYIGIRERGRLGKLSINTGGNGAVTEDDAESYLPAINEVNEELRRPKLFWLNAVLTLVLMGSLVMELLPLSVLFMVAFALALLINYPHIDAQRQRIAAHAPAALNQTSIFLAAGIFAGILSGTGMVTAMSASLLDVLPDSWGPYLAPITALISLPGTFFMSNDAFYYGVLPVLAEAAKAYGIDPIEIGRASLVGQPIHLLSPLVASTYLLVGLAGVEFSDHQKYTFKWAFLLCMIFLASGLLLGLYPLYSPAG